One window of Streptococcus troglodytae genomic DNA carries:
- a CDS encoding NADPH-dependent FMN reductase codes for MSKRILFIVGSFSEGSFNRQLAKKAETIIGDRAQVSYLSYDRVPFFNQDLETSVHPEVAHAREEVQEADAIWIFSPVYNYAIPGPVKNLLDWLSRSLDLSDPTGPSVLQDKIVTVSSVANGASPEEVFEDYRSLLPFIRMHLVDQLTGVPINSEAWSTGILEVSAEKLAELSAQADALLAAVEN; via the coding sequence ATGTCAAAAAGAATTTTATTTATTGTCGGTTCGTTTAGTGAAGGATCGTTCAACCGTCAATTAGCTAAAAAAGCAGAAACGATTATTGGCGATCGGGCTCAAGTTTCTTATTTAAGTTATGATCGTGTCCCGTTTTTTAATCAGGATTTAGAAACGTCAGTACATCCCGAGGTGGCACATGCACGAGAAGAAGTTCAAGAAGCAGATGCTATTTGGATTTTTTCACCCGTTTACAATTATGCTATTCCGGGCCCTGTCAAAAACCTGCTTGATTGGTTGTCGCGCTCTCTTGACTTATCAGACCCAACAGGACCTTCGGTGCTTCAAGATAAGATTGTGACGGTTTCCTCCGTTGCTAATGGAGCATCTCCAGAGGAAGTTTTTGAGGATTACCGCTCTTTACTTCCTTTTATCCGTATGCATTTGGTAGATCAATTAACGGGTGTTCCAATTAACTCAGAAGCTTGGAGCACAGGTATTCTTGAAGTATCAGCAGAAAAATTAGCAGAATTATCTGCTCAGGCAGATGCTTTATTGGCTGCTGTCGAAAATTAA
- a CDS encoding PolC-type DNA polymerase III, translating to MSELFKKLMDQIEMPLEMKNSRVFSSADIVEVKVYPESRIWDFHFSFETILPIDFYQELRSKLVLSFETADIKAVFDIEVENAEFSDELLQAYYQEAFKQPTCNSASFKSSFSHLSVSYTDGKVLISAPQFVNNDHFRKNHLPNLKKQFEAFGFGKLSFDIVSDQEMTEEIKHHFESSRQQQIQKASQETLEIQKSLEASMPPPEETPKPISNFKERIKERQAAFEKAEITPMVEIETEENRITFEGLVFDVERKTTRTGRHIINFKMTDYTSSFPMQKWAKDDEELKKYDMISKGAWLRVRGNIENNPFTKALTMNVQNVKTIVHKERKDLMPQGEKRVEFHAHTNMSTMDALPTVEQLVAKAAQFGHPAIAITDHGNVQSFPHGYHAGKKNGIKVLFGLEANLVEDRVPIVYNEVDMDMNEATYVVFDVETTGLSAINNDLIQIAASKMYKGNIVEQFDEFIDPGHPLSQFTTDLTGITDQHVKGAKPISQVLQEFQSFCQDTVLVAHNATFDVGFMNANYERHDLPKITQPVIDTLEFARNLYPEYKRHGLGPLTKRFQVSLEHHHMANYDAEATGRLLFIFLREAKEKHGVGNLLELNTKIVDDNSYKKARVKHATIYVLNQKGLKNLFKLVSLSNVTYFAGVARIPRTVLDHYRDGLLLGTACSDGEVFDTVLSKGVEDAVGVAKYYDFIEVMPPALYEPLLARELIKDEAGIQQIIKDLIEVGRRLDKPVLATGDVHYLEPEDDIYREIIVRSLGQGAMINRPIGRGENAQPAPLPKAHFRTTNEMLDEFAFLGEDLARDLVIKNPNEMVERFEDVEVVKTDLYTPFIEHSEEKVAEMTYEKAFEIYGNPLPDIIDLRIEKELTSILGNGFAVIYLASQMLVNRSNERGYLVGSRGSVGSSFVATMIGITEVNPMPPHYICPNPDCKHSEFITDGSVGSGYDLPDKTCPECGTPYKKDGQDIPFETFLGFDGDKVPDIDLNFSGDDQPSAHLDVRDIFGEEYAFRAGTVGTVADRTAYGFVKGYERDYGKFYRDAEVDRLAQGSAGVKRTTGQHPGGIVVIPNYMDVYDFTPVQYPADDLTAEWQTTHFNFHDIDENVLKLDVLGHDDPTMIRKLQDLSGIDPKTIPADDPEVMKLFSGTEVLGVTEEEIGTPTGMLGIPEFGTNFVRGMVDETHPTTFAELLQLSGLSHGTDVWLGNAQDLIKQGIATLSTVIGCRDDIMVYLMHAGLEPKMAFTIMERVRKGAWLKISEEERNGYISAMRENNVPDWYIESCGKIKYMFPKAHAAAYVLMALRVAYFKVHHPIYYYCAYFSIRAKAFELKTMSAGLDAVKARMADISQKRKNNQASNVEIDLFTTLEIVNEMLERGFKFGQLDLYRSDATEFIIDGDTLIPPFVALEGLGENVAKQIVKARNEGEFLSKTELRKRGGLSSTLVEKMSDMGILGSMPEDNQLSLFDDFF from the coding sequence ATGTCGGAATTGTTTAAAAAATTGATGGATCAGATTGAGATGCCGCTTGAAATGAAGAATTCAAGGGTTTTTTCATCTGCTGATATTGTGGAAGTGAAGGTTTATCCTGAGAGTCGGATTTGGGATTTTCATTTTTCTTTTGAGACCATCTTACCGATTGATTTTTATCAGGAGTTAAGAAGCAAATTAGTGCTGAGTTTTGAAACAGCTGATATTAAGGCTGTTTTTGACATTGAGGTAGAAAATGCTGAATTTTCTGATGAGCTTTTGCAGGCTTATTATCAAGAAGCTTTTAAGCAGCCGACTTGCAATAGTGCTAGTTTTAAGAGTTCTTTTTCTCATCTAAGTGTTTCTTATACTGATGGTAAAGTTCTCATTTCAGCACCGCAATTTGTCAATAATGATCATTTTCGAAAAAATCATTTGCCTAACCTTAAAAAGCAATTTGAGGCTTTTGGTTTTGGAAAATTGAGTTTTGATATTGTATCTGATCAAGAAATGACAGAGGAAATAAAACATCATTTTGAATCCTCTCGTCAGCAGCAAATTCAAAAGGCTAGTCAAGAAACGCTAGAAATTCAGAAATCATTAGAAGCTTCAATGCCGCCGCCTGAAGAAACACCTAAACCCATATCTAATTTCAAAGAACGCATCAAGGAGCGGCAAGCAGCTTTTGAAAAGGCTGAGATTACACCCATGGTTGAAATTGAAACTGAGGAAAACCGCATCACATTTGAAGGGCTTGTTTTTGATGTTGAACGCAAGACAACAAGAACCGGACGTCATATCATCAATTTTAAAATGACGGATTATACCTCCAGTTTTCCGATGCAAAAGTGGGCTAAAGATGATGAAGAATTAAAGAAATATGACATGATTTCTAAGGGTGCTTGGTTGCGCGTACGTGGCAATATCGAGAATAATCCTTTTACAAAAGCCCTAACCATGAATGTCCAAAATGTCAAGACCATTGTTCATAAAGAGCGTAAGGACTTAATGCCCCAAGGGGAAAAACGGGTTGAATTTCACGCTCACACCAATATGTCAACTATGGATGCTTTGCCAACAGTTGAGCAGTTAGTGGCCAAGGCGGCTCAGTTTGGTCATCCTGCGATTGCTATTACGGATCATGGTAATGTTCAGAGTTTTCCTCATGGCTATCATGCAGGTAAAAAGAATGGCATTAAGGTTCTCTTTGGTCTGGAGGCTAATCTTGTTGAGGACCGTGTTCCTATTGTCTACAATGAAGTTGACATGGATATGAATGAAGCGACCTATGTTGTTTTTGACGTGGAAACTACAGGACTTTCAGCCATCAATAATGATTTGATTCAGATTGCAGCTTCTAAGATGTACAAAGGAAATATTGTTGAGCAATTTGATGAGTTTATTGATCCCGGACACCCGCTCAGTCAGTTTACAACTGATTTAACAGGGATCACGGATCAACATGTGAAAGGGGCTAAGCCCATTTCACAAGTATTACAGGAATTTCAGTCCTTTTGTCAAGATACAGTTTTAGTTGCCCATAACGCCACTTTTGACGTTGGCTTTATGAATGCTAATTATGAAAGGCATGATTTGCCTAAAATTACGCAGCCAGTCATTGATACCTTGGAATTTGCACGAAATCTTTACCCAGAATACAAGCGTCATGGGTTAGGCCCCTTGACTAAACGCTTTCAGGTATCGCTTGAGCACCACCACATGGCTAATTACGATGCTGAGGCAACTGGTCGTCTGCTCTTTATTTTTCTTAGAGAGGCGAAAGAAAAGCATGGGGTCGGCAATCTTTTAGAACTTAATACTAAAATTGTTGATGATAATTCTTACAAGAAAGCTCGGGTAAAGCATGCAACCATTTATGTCCTGAATCAAAAAGGGTTGAAAAATTTATTTAAATTAGTCAGTCTATCTAATGTTACTTATTTTGCAGGTGTGGCCAGAATACCAAGAACGGTTCTTGATCACTATCGTGATGGTCTCTTACTGGGGACGGCCTGCTCTGATGGTGAAGTTTTTGATACGGTTCTCTCAAAAGGGGTTGAAGATGCTGTGGGGGTGGCCAAGTATTATGATTTTATTGAAGTCATGCCACCGGCTCTTTATGAGCCTCTTCTTGCTCGTGAATTAATCAAAGACGAAGCAGGAATTCAGCAAATTATTAAAGATCTTATTGAAGTTGGCCGCCGCTTAGATAAGCCTGTCTTGGCAACTGGTGATGTCCATTATCTGGAACCAGAAGACGACATTTATCGTGAAATTATTGTTAGAAGTCTGGGACAGGGTGCTATGATTAATCGTCCTATTGGGCGTGGTGAAAATGCTCAGCCAGCTCCGCTTCCCAAGGCTCATTTTAGAACAACCAATGAAATGTTGGATGAATTTGCTTTTTTAGGCGAAGATTTAGCCCGTGACCTTGTCATTAAAAATCCAAATGAGATGGTTGAGCGTTTTGAAGATGTTGAAGTTGTTAAGACAGACCTCTATACGCCTTTTATTGAGCATTCTGAAGAAAAAGTCGCTGAGATGACTTATGAAAAGGCCTTTGAAATTTACGGCAATCCTCTTCCGGATATCATTGACTTACGTATTGAAAAAGAGTTAACTTCTATTCTGGGGAATGGATTTGCGGTGATTTATCTGGCTTCACAGATGTTGGTAAATCGCTCCAACGAACGTGGTTATCTAGTTGGTTCTAGAGGTTCAGTTGGTTCTAGTTTTGTGGCAACCATGATTGGTATTACAGAAGTGAATCCTATGCCGCCGCACTATATTTGTCCCAATCCAGACTGTAAACATTCTGAATTTATCACGGATGGTTCAGTTGGTTCAGGCTATGATTTGCCTGATAAAACCTGTCCGGAATGCGGCACTCCGTACAAGAAAGATGGCCAAGATATTCCTTTTGAGACCTTCCTTGGTTTTGATGGAGACAAGGTTCCCGATATTGACTTGAACTTTTCAGGTGATGATCAGCCGAGTGCTCACTTAGATGTTCGTGATATTTTTGGTGAAGAATACGCCTTTCGTGCAGGGACAGTTGGTACGGTTGCAGATAGAACGGCTTATGGTTTTGTCAAAGGCTACGAAAGAGATTATGGCAAGTTTTACCGCGATGCAGAAGTTGATAGGCTGGCGCAGGGTTCAGCTGGTGTCAAACGAACAACTGGACAGCACCCCGGTGGGATTGTTGTTATTCCAAACTATATGGATGTTTATGATTTTACGCCTGTTCAGTATCCTGCGGATGATTTAACAGCCGAATGGCAAACAACCCACTTTAACTTCCATGATATTGATGAAAATGTTCTTAAACTTGATGTGCTTGGTCATGATGATCCCACCATGATTCGCAAGCTGCAGGATTTGTCTGGTATTGATCCAAAAACAATTCCTGCTGACGATCCAGAAGTGATGAAGTTGTTTTCAGGGACAGAAGTCTTGGGAGTTACTGAGGAAGAGATTGGAACACCGACTGGAATGCTAGGAATTCCTGAATTTGGAACCAATTTTGTTCGCGGAATGGTAGATGAGACTCATCCAACGACTTTTGCGGAGCTTTTACAATTATCAGGACTTTCACATGGTACAGATGTGTGGTTGGGCAATGCACAGGATCTCATCAAACAAGGCATTGCAACGCTATCAACTGTTATCGGTTGTCGTGATGATATTATGGTTTATCTCATGCACGCTGGTTTGGAACCTAAGATGGCCTTTACTATTATGGAGCGTGTCCGTAAAGGAGCTTGGCTGAAAATTTCGGAGGAAGAGCGAAACGGGTATATCTCAGCCATGCGTGAGAATAATGTACCGGATTGGTATATTGAATCCTGCGGAAAAATTAAATACATGTTTCCCAAGGCCCATGCGGCGGCTTATGTCTTAATGGCTCTTCGTGTTGCTTATTTTAAGGTCCATCACCCAATTTATTATTACTGTGCTTATTTCTCTATTCGTGCCAAGGCTTTTGAATTAAAGACAATGAGTGCTGGTTTGGATGCTGTTAAGGCACGCATGGCTGATATTAGTCAAAAGAGAAAAAACAACCAAGCTTCAAATGTTGAGATTGATCTTTTTACAACCTTAGAAATTGTCAATGAAATGCTGGAGAGAGGGTTCAAATTTGGACAGCTGGACTTATACCGCAGTGATGCCACTGAATTTATTATTGATGGCGATACACTGATACCTCCTTTTGTGGCCTTGGAAGGTTTGGGTGAAAATGTTGCCAAACAAATCGTAAAAGCACGTAATGAAGGAGAGTTTCTTTCTAAGACAGAACTGCGTAAACGCGGTGGTTTGTCATCAACTTTGGTTGAAAAGATGAGCGACATGGGAATTTTAGGCAGTATGCCTGAAGATAATCAATTGTCACTTTTTGATGATTTCTTTTAA
- a CDS encoding PTS sugar transporter subunit IIA — protein sequence MIDENLIKINLTFESQDEVFHYLATLIVDNGYANNTESVIQSLKLRESEGTTGMMEGFAIPHAKDKSIVKPGIAILKLKTGVEWHSMDEQLINYVIALFIPEKEAGTTHLKVLSQVARLLVNKAFKESIKEADTVLELKALFTEKLDVTS from the coding sequence ATGATTGATGAAAATTTGATAAAAATAAATTTAACATTTGAATCTCAGGATGAGGTCTTTCACTACTTAGCAACTTTAATCGTAGACAATGGTTACGCTAACAATACAGAGTCTGTTATTCAATCCTTAAAATTGCGGGAATCTGAAGGCACCACGGGTATGATGGAAGGCTTTGCCATTCCTCATGCTAAAGATAAAAGTATAGTCAAACCAGGTATTGCTATTTTAAAACTTAAGACGGGTGTTGAATGGCATTCCATGGACGAACAGCTAATTAACTATGTTATAGCACTTTTCATCCCTGAAAAAGAAGCAGGGACAACGCACTTAAAAGTATTATCTCAAGTTGCTCGTTTGCTGGTGAATAAGGCTTTTAAAGAGAGTATTAAAGAAGCTGATACTGTTTTAGAATTAAAAGCACTTTTCACTGAAAAATTAGATGTAACATCTTAA
- the rpmB gene encoding 50S ribosomal protein L28 produces the protein MAKVCYFTGRKTVSANNRSHAMNKTKRVAKPNLQKVTVLIDGKPKKVWASARALKSGKVERV, from the coding sequence ATGGCTAAAGTATGTTATTTTACAGGACGTAAAACTGTATCAGCAAATAACCGTTCACATGCGATGAACAAAACAAAACGTGTTGCAAAACCAAATCTTCAAAAGGTAACTGTTCTTATTGACGGTAAACCTAAAAAAGTTTGGGCTTCAGCTCGTGCTCTTAAGTCTGGTAAAGTTGAGCGTGTATAA
- a CDS encoding MarR family winged helix-turn-helix transcriptional regulator, with translation MGDLDKNPAVKAMVVFRKAMRTIDAQVAPSYKNNGLTQTQFAVLDVLYAKGEMTISRLIASILATSGNMTVVIKNMERNGWIYRSPNPDDRRASVVGLTEVGKQLIQKALPDHIAMVEAAFSVMTEEEQLILIDLLKKFKSL, from the coding sequence ATGGGTGATTTAGATAAGAATCCTGCAGTTAAAGCTATGGTTGTTTTTCGTAAGGCTATGCGAACAATTGATGCGCAAGTTGCTCCAAGCTATAAAAACAATGGTTTAACACAAACTCAGTTTGCCGTTTTGGATGTTCTTTATGCTAAAGGAGAAATGACCATCAGTCGTTTGATTGCTTCTATACTGGCGACGTCTGGCAATATGACGGTTGTGATTAAAAATATGGAACGTAATGGCTGGATTTACCGGAGCCCAAATCCAGATGACAGACGAGCCTCGGTTGTTGGTCTGACAGAAGTTGGCAAACAATTAATTCAAAAAGCTTTGCCTGATCATATTGCTATGGTAGAGGCCGCCTTTTCTGTAATGACAGAAGAGGAGCAGTTAATTCTAATAGATCTGTTGAAAAAGTTTAAATCTCTTTAA
- the lacD gene encoding tagatose-bisphosphate aldolase has protein sequence MVLSQQKCHYLAKVSDSNGIISALAFDQRGALKRLMAQYQMEEPTVAQMEELKVLVSEELTPYASSILLDPEYGLPAAQARDREAGLLLAYEKTGYDTTTTSRLPDCLVDWSVKRLKEAGADAVKFLLYYDVDGNPQVNVQKQAYIERIGSECQAEAMPFFLEILTYDETISDNSSVEFAKVKAHKVNDAMKIFSAERFGIDVLKVEVPVNMSYVEGFAEGEVVYSKEEAAQAFREQEASTDLPYIYLSAGVSAELFQETLVFAHEAGAKFNGVLCGRATWAGSVQVYIEEGKKVARQWLRTSGLQNINELNKVLKTTASPWTEKVSVGPVFKE, from the coding sequence ATGGTTCTATCACAACAAAAATGTCACTATTTAGCAAAAGTCAGTGATTCAAATGGCATTATTTCAGCCCTAGCCTTTGACCAACGCGGTGCCTTGAAGCGTTTGATGGCACAATATCAGATGGAGGAACCAACAGTTGCTCAAATGGAAGAACTGAAAGTGCTGGTCTCAGAAGAATTAACACCCTATGCTTCATCTATTCTCCTTGATCCTGAATACGGCTTGCCAGCTGCGCAAGCGCGTGATAGGGAGGCGGGTCTCCTATTAGCATATGAAAAAACAGGGTATGATACAACCACAACCAGTCGTTTGCCAGATTGTTTAGTGGACTGGTCTGTTAAGCGGCTGAAAGAAGCAGGTGCTGACGCTGTTAAATTCCTGCTCTATTATGATGTTGATGGAAATCCACAAGTTAATGTGCAAAAGCAAGCTTACATTGAGCGCATCGGCTCTGAATGTCAGGCTGAAGCTATGCCGTTCTTTCTTGAAATACTCACTTACGACGAAACAATCTCAGATAATTCAAGTGTTGAATTTGCTAAAGTGAAAGCGCATAAAGTCAATGATGCTATGAAAATTTTTTCAGCTGAGCGTTTTGGCATAGATGTTCTCAAGGTTGAAGTGCCTGTTAATATGTCATACGTCGAAGGGTTTGCTGAAGGTGAAGTAGTGTATAGTAAGGAAGAGGCAGCACAAGCTTTTCGTGAACAGGAGGCTTCAACAGATTTACCCTATATTTACTTAAGCGCTGGTGTGAGTGCAGAGCTTTTTCAAGAAACGCTTGTTTTTGCGCATGAAGCAGGTGCTAAATTTAATGGTGTCCTTTGCGGACGTGCCACATGGGCAGGATCTGTTCAGGTTTATATTGAAGAAGGAAAGAAAGTAGCACGTCAATGGTTACGGACTAGCGGCTTGCAAAATATTAATGAACTCAACAAGGTTTTAAAAACGACCGCATCACCTTGGACAGAAAAAGTGTCAGTTGGTCCAGTTTTTAAGGAATAA
- a CDS encoding MATE family efflux transporter has translation MTDLTKGSELKTIFYFSIPILLGNLCEQLYNVTDTAIVGNLVGTKGLAAVGASTQIVTLTVALSTGVSIGASVLISQLYGAKHFQKMKSVLDTNLMFTSILAFVLTFFGIYYASPFLKQLNVPQPLLPEANGYLKIILLGLVPLFAYNTLANGLRGIGDSKTPTFILISSICLNAFLDIIFIAVFHQGSAGAAMATVFAQLFSFLVCLIYMKKKYPQLSPDLFHLKWQLKTLQKSLAIGLPAMMQQVFISFGFLVIQFLVNSFGTSAIAAYTAASKVDSFAEMPAVNLGQALMNFTAQNEGAGKEKRITKGGNHTLLFSISLSVSISVIIYIFAPILISIFNRDATVVQIGQQYLHIVSVFYPIFGAMQVLNGILLGYGKSLLPLMASITTFCILQVPLAVLLSHTSLGFNGIWMAAPFGWTAGFLMRLIYFRYLLKRKSKIKHNRSINKPTKKARRLFTFIHAQLYQT, from the coding sequence ATGACGGACTTAACCAAAGGAAGTGAATTAAAAACAATCTTCTATTTTTCCATTCCTATTCTTTTAGGAAATTTATGTGAACAATTGTATAATGTGACGGATACTGCAATTGTTGGAAATCTTGTGGGTACAAAAGGACTGGCTGCTGTCGGAGCCAGTACCCAAATCGTTACACTGACCGTTGCTCTTTCAACAGGAGTTTCCATTGGGGCCAGCGTGTTAATATCTCAACTTTATGGAGCAAAGCATTTCCAAAAAATGAAAAGCGTTCTGGATACCAACTTGATGTTCACAAGTATACTGGCCTTTGTGTTAACCTTTTTCGGTATCTACTATGCAAGCCCTTTTTTAAAGCAGTTAAATGTTCCACAGCCTTTATTACCTGAGGCTAATGGCTATTTAAAAATTATTTTGTTGGGCTTGGTCCCGCTTTTTGCTTACAATACTTTAGCGAATGGTTTAAGAGGGATAGGAGATTCTAAAACACCAACTTTCATTTTAATCAGTTCGATCTGTCTGAATGCTTTTTTGGACATTATTTTCATCGCCGTTTTTCACCAAGGCAGTGCTGGAGCTGCTATGGCCACAGTGTTCGCTCAACTTTTTTCTTTTCTTGTCTGTTTAATTTATATGAAAAAGAAATATCCCCAATTATCGCCTGACTTGTTCCATTTAAAATGGCAGCTTAAAACATTACAAAAATCTTTAGCTATCGGTCTTCCCGCCATGATGCAACAGGTTTTCATTAGTTTTGGCTTTCTTGTCATTCAATTTCTTGTCAACAGCTTTGGAACAAGTGCCATTGCTGCTTACACAGCTGCTTCTAAGGTTGACTCTTTTGCAGAAATGCCCGCTGTTAATCTTGGACAAGCCTTAATGAATTTCACAGCTCAAAATGAAGGTGCTGGAAAAGAAAAGCGGATTACAAAAGGAGGCAATCATACCTTGCTTTTTTCAATAAGTTTATCGGTTAGCATATCTGTTATCATTTATATTTTCGCTCCAATCCTCATTTCTATTTTTAACCGCGATGCAACCGTTGTGCAGATCGGTCAGCAATACCTACACATCGTATCAGTCTTTTATCCCATTTTCGGAGCTATGCAAGTTCTTAATGGCATTCTGTTAGGTTATGGAAAGTCACTTCTTCCTTTAATGGCTTCTATCACAACTTTCTGTATTCTTCAAGTACCTTTAGCTGTTTTACTCTCGCACACTTCATTAGGCTTCAATGGCATTTGGATGGCTGCTCCTTTTGGCTGGACAGCAGGATTTTTGATGCGCTTAATCTATTTCAGATACCTTTTAAAAAGAAAAAGCAAGATTAAGCATAACAGAAGTATAAACAAACCAACAAAAAAAGCCCGCAGGCTCTTTACATTTATACACGCTCAACTTTACCAGACTTAA
- a CDS encoding S-(hydroxymethyl)glutathione dehydrogenase/class III alcohol dehydrogenase encodes MDTIKTRAAVAWAPNEPLKIEELDLMMPQKGEVMVHITATGVCHTDAYTLSGKDSEGVFPCVLGHEGAGIVEAVGEGVTEFQVGDHVIPLYTAECGKCEFCLSGKTNLCSAVRETQGRGVMPDGTVRFFKDGEPIYHYMGTSTFAEYTVVSEYSLVKIQDDAPLEEVCLLGCGVTTGMGAVLNTAKVEEGATVAIFGLGGIGLAAIIGARMAKASRIIAIDINPDKFDKARELGATDLVNPNDHAKPIQEVIIEMTNGGVDYSFECIGNVEVMRAALECCHKGWGESTIIGVAPAGAEIHTRPFQLVTGRVWRGSAFGGVKGKTQLPGIVGQYMAGEFALSDFITHTMPLEQINDAFDLMHEGKSIRTVIHY; translated from the coding sequence ATGGATACTATCAAAACACGAGCAGCAGTTGCTTGGGCACCCAATGAACCCTTGAAAATTGAAGAATTGGACCTGATGATGCCACAAAAGGGAGAGGTTATGGTACATATTACAGCGACAGGAGTCTGCCATACCGATGCCTATACCCTGTCAGGAAAAGATTCAGAAGGGGTTTTTCCTTGCGTTTTGGGACATGAAGGTGCGGGTATCGTTGAAGCAGTAGGTGAAGGCGTAACAGAGTTTCAGGTCGGTGATCATGTGATTCCGCTTTATACAGCTGAATGCGGTAAGTGTGAGTTCTGCCTTTCAGGCAAGACCAACCTATGTTCAGCCGTTCGCGAAACACAAGGCCGCGGTGTCATGCCTGATGGTACCGTTCGGTTCTTCAAAGATGGGGAGCCCATTTACCATTATATGGGTACCTCAACATTTGCAGAATATACTGTTGTTTCAGAGTACTCTTTGGTTAAAATACAAGATGATGCACCGCTTGAAGAAGTCTGTCTACTGGGCTGCGGTGTAACAACTGGCATGGGCGCTGTTTTGAATACGGCCAAGGTCGAAGAAGGAGCAACGGTCGCCATTTTTGGCCTAGGCGGTATCGGACTGGCTGCTATTATAGGTGCTCGTATGGCTAAAGCCTCTCGAATCATTGCTATTGATATCAATCCTGATAAGTTTGACAAGGCTAGAGAATTGGGAGCTACTGATTTGGTCAATCCCAATGACCATGCTAAACCAATTCAGGAAGTCATTATTGAGATGACCAACGGTGGTGTTGATTATTCCTTTGAATGTATCGGAAACGTAGAAGTCATGCGGGCTGCCTTGGAATGCTGCCACAAGGGTTGGGGAGAGAGTACCATCATCGGTGTGGCACCAGCTGGTGCTGAAATTCATACTCGTCCATTTCAATTGGTTACAGGCCGTGTTTGGCGTGGTTCAGCTTTCGGTGGTGTTAAAGGCAAAACACAGTTGCCGGGAATTGTTGGACAATATATGGCTGGCGAGTTTGCATTGAGTGATTTTATTACCCATACCATGCCTCTAGAACAGATTAACGATGCCTTTGACTTGATGCACGAAGGCAAATCTATTCGCACAGTCATTCATTACTAA
- the fghA gene encoding S-formylglutathione hydrolase codes for MEQLSKNKIFDGWHERYSHQSRTTNTEMTFAIYLPPQAADKKVPVLYFLSGLTCTDENFSTKAGAQQYAAKYGLALVIPDTSPRGKNAADDESYDLGQGAGFYLNATQNPWSQHYRMYDYIVEELPELIEANFPVTNQRSLFGHSMGGHGALQIGLKNPDCYAAISAFAPIVNPSNVPWGKKAFSAYLGKDEKTWAAYDSSKLVSQMKKAQPILIDQGLADNFYPEQLQPEVFVQAAEANGIDVILDLHEGYDHSYYFIASFVEKHIAFHAHYLGLRKEV; via the coding sequence ATGGAACAACTATCAAAAAATAAAATATTTGATGGCTGGCATGAGCGCTACAGCCATCAGTCAAGAACGACCAATACTGAGATGACCTTTGCTATTTATCTGCCGCCTCAGGCAGCAGATAAGAAGGTGCCTGTTCTCTATTTCCTGTCTGGTTTGACTTGCACAGATGAAAATTTTTCAACCAAGGCCGGTGCTCAGCAGTATGCTGCCAAATATGGCTTAGCCTTAGTCATCCCTGATACGTCACCTAGGGGTAAGAATGCAGCTGATGACGAAAGCTATGATTTAGGACAGGGAGCTGGTTTTTATCTCAATGCAACACAGAACCCTTGGTCACAGCATTATCGTATGTATGACTATATTGTAGAAGAACTGCCAGAGCTGATTGAAGCGAATTTCCCTGTAACGAATCAACGGTCCCTTTTTGGACATAGTATGGGCGGCCATGGCGCTTTACAAATCGGTTTAAAAAATCCAGATTGCTATGCTGCCATCTCTGCTTTTGCACCTATTGTCAATCCGAGCAATGTTCCTTGGGGAAAAAAAGCTTTCTCTGCTTATCTTGGCAAGGACGAGAAGACTTGGGCAGCCTATGACAGCAGCAAACTTGTATCACAGATGAAAAAGGCACAACCGATTTTGATTGATCAAGGCTTAGCAGATAACTTTTATCCAGAACAATTACAGCCAGAAGTTTTTGTTCAAGCTGCTGAGGCAAACGGAATTGATGTGATTTTAGATCTGCATGAAGGCTATGATCACAGTTATTATTTTATTGCCAGTTTTGTCGAAAAACATATCGCTTTTCATGCTCACTATTTGGGATTAAGGAAAGAAGTATAA